A single genomic interval of Lewinellaceae bacterium harbors:
- the fsa gene encoding fructose-6-phosphate aldolase — protein MKFFIDTANIDQIKEAKDLGVLDGVTTNPSLMAKEGISGDKAVIKHYEKICNLVDGDVSAEVIATDFEGIVKEGIALSKLAPNIVVKVPMIKDGVKALKYFYDNDIRTNCTLVFSAGQAILAAKAGANYLSPFVGRIDDISWDGMQLVSEIAEIYAIQGFETEILAASIRSSKHIVEAAKAGADVVTCPLSAILGLLNHPLTDIGLEKFLADHAKAKVKK, from the coding sequence ATGAAATTTTTCATTGATACCGCCAACATCGATCAGATCAAGGAAGCCAAGGATCTGGGCGTTCTTGATGGTGTAACGACTAATCCCTCCCTGATGGCTAAAGAAGGCATCTCAGGAGATAAGGCTGTCATTAAGCATTATGAAAAGATCTGTAACCTCGTTGACGGGGATGTCTCCGCAGAGGTGATCGCTACCGATTTTGAAGGCATTGTAAAGGAGGGTATAGCTTTGAGCAAACTAGCTCCGAACATTGTGGTGAAAGTACCCATGATCAAGGATGGTGTTAAAGCTTTGAAATATTTTTACGATAACGACATCAGGACTAATTGCACCCTGGTCTTTTCAGCCGGACAAGCAATCCTGGCAGCTAAAGCCGGAGCCAATTACCTTTCTCCATTTGTGGGTCGCATCGATGACATCAGTTGGGATGGCATGCAATTGGTTTCGGAAATAGCGGAGATCTATGCCATCCAGGGATTTGAAACGGAAATCCTTGCCGCATCCATCCGTAGTTCCAAGCATATTGTTGAAGCAGCAAAGGCAGGAGCAGATGTCGTGACGTGTCCGCTCTCAGCCATATTAGGGTTATTGAACCATCCGTTGACTGATATCGGTCTGGAGAAATTCCTGGCTGATCACGCCAAGGCAAAAGTAAAGAAGTAA
- a CDS encoding family 10 glycosylhydrolase → MVITRRWFLLLVAISFYLTQSLQAQSKKREFRAAWIATVENIDWPSRPGLSPEEQRRELTSLYDQLKGIGLNAVVVQIRPACDAFFPSTIEPWSAFLTGRQGESPNPFYDPLEFMIQEAHKRSLEFHAWINPFRAANNNQRQALSPDHIARKHPEWVIEYDGKLYLNPGMPAVQSYVLLAIQEIVQNYDIDAIHLDDYFYPYKVTGSVFNDAAAYAASPVKFTSIDEWRRNNINTFVFRLHNMIKSTKPYVQLGISPFGVWRNQDKDPKLGSPTQAGQTCYDDLYADILLWLDKGWMDYVAPQLYWPLGFKRVDPATMMDWWSMHRNQANLYIGHAIYRVGSQGDPAWLSPNELPNQLRLSRLNPSIEGNIYFSGKWFEKNNLGVTDSLAVSYRFPALTPVPPDVEISPLQAPQWSRIKRRKKYVKLTWELSGLSRHRPYYYVIYRYDGTKYQGIDDPRFIHEITPFDDRKLEFVDRNIRRKASYTYVITSVNREQVEGLPSKALRIETR, encoded by the coding sequence ATGGTAATTACCAGACGTTGGTTTTTACTTTTGGTCGCCATATCCTTTTACTTAACCCAGTCGCTGCAGGCCCAATCGAAAAAAAGGGAATTCAGGGCAGCATGGATAGCCACGGTTGAAAACATTGACTGGCCTTCCAGACCGGGACTGTCCCCGGAGGAACAACGCCGTGAACTGACCAGCCTGTATGATCAATTGAAAGGAATCGGCCTCAATGCAGTCGTTGTTCAGATCCGTCCGGCATGCGATGCCTTTTTCCCCTCTACCATTGAGCCCTGGTCTGCATTTCTGACCGGACGTCAGGGCGAATCTCCTAACCCGTTTTATGATCCGCTGGAATTCATGATCCAGGAAGCCCATAAAAGATCGCTGGAGTTCCATGCCTGGATCAATCCGTTCAGGGCAGCCAACAACAATCAGCGTCAGGCTCTTTCACCTGATCATATTGCCAGAAAACATCCGGAATGGGTCATCGAATACGACGGCAAACTCTACCTTAACCCAGGAATGCCGGCAGTTCAATCGTATGTCCTGTTGGCAATTCAGGAGATAGTTCAGAATTACGACATTGACGCCATTCACCTGGACGACTATTTCTACCCGTATAAAGTTACCGGTTCCGTTTTTAATGACGCTGCAGCCTATGCTGCAAGCCCGGTGAAGTTCACCTCCATTGATGAATGGCGTAGAAACAACATCAATACCTTTGTTTTTCGGCTCCATAATATGATCAAGAGTACCAAGCCTTATGTTCAGCTGGGCATAAGCCCATTTGGCGTATGGAGAAACCAGGACAAGGATCCGAAACTGGGTTCACCTACCCAGGCCGGGCAGACCTGCTACGATGATCTGTATGCTGATATCCTGCTCTGGCTGGACAAAGGGTGGATGGACTATGTCGCTCCTCAGTTGTACTGGCCCCTGGGCTTTAAGCGCGTGGACCCGGCGACGATGATGGATTGGTGGAGCATGCACCGGAATCAGGCAAACCTATACATTGGTCATGCGATTTACCGGGTTGGCTCTCAGGGAGATCCGGCCTGGCTTTCACCAAATGAATTACCCAATCAGCTTCGGTTGTCAAGGCTAAACCCATCCATCGAAGGCAACATCTATTTTTCAGGTAAATGGTTTGAAAAAAACAACTTAGGAGTAACGGATTCACTGGCGGTTTCTTACCGGTTTCCAGCCCTCACTCCCGTACCTCCGGATGTTGAAATATCACCATTGCAGGCGCCACAATGGTCCAGGATAAAACGTCGTAAAAAGTATGTAAAACTTACCTGGGAGTTATCCGGATTATCCAGGCACCGCCCTTACTATTACGTGATCTACCGGTATGACGGGACGAAATATCAGGGCATCGACGATCCGCGCTTCATACATGAGATCACTCCATTTGATGACCGGAAGCTGGAATTTGTGGACCGGAATATTCGCCGGAAAGCATCCTACACATACGTGATCACCTCCGTCAACCGGGAACAGGTTGAAGGATTGCCCAGTAAGGCACTTCGTATCGAAACAAGATAA
- a CDS encoding nucleoside phosphorylase yields MFIPPSELIITPRGSIYHLDVHPGELATTIITVGDPQRVARVSRHFDRVEHQLQHREFVTHTGWIGNRRVSVIGTGIGPDNIDIVINEADALHNIDFESRTPKSTHTQLTFIRIGTSGSLQADIPVDAWVASSHGLGLDNLLAYYAGSEPFYAEGKVLCGEVTLPVAPYLVPGDVSLRNHFTGTGIHSGITATSPGFYGPQGRKLRLEPKMPVTDLLRYVLYQEHRITNFEMETAAIYGLTNLCGHRALSLNAILANRLANTFSPDPAKSIDGLIAYTLERLITLPD; encoded by the coding sequence ATGTTTATCCCGCCTTCCGAATTAATCATTACCCCACGGGGCTCCATATACCATCTGGATGTGCATCCCGGTGAATTGGCAACGACCATCATTACGGTAGGAGATCCGCAGCGAGTCGCACGGGTAAGCCGTCATTTTGATCGCGTGGAGCATCAACTGCAGCACCGCGAATTCGTAACGCACACCGGGTGGATTGGCAATAGACGGGTATCGGTCATCGGAACCGGAATTGGTCCGGACAATATTGACATCGTGATCAATGAGGCGGACGCCCTCCACAATATTGATTTTGAAAGCCGGACACCAAAGTCAACCCATACGCAACTTACATTTATCCGGATTGGAACTTCGGGTTCGCTGCAAGCCGACATCCCGGTGGATGCCTGGGTCGCATCTTCACATGGGCTTGGACTTGACAACCTGCTTGCTTACTACGCGGGCAGTGAACCATTCTATGCAGAGGGCAAGGTACTTTGTGGAGAAGTTACCCTGCCGGTAGCCCCGTACCTGGTGCCCGGTGATGTCTCATTGCGCAATCATTTCACCGGAACCGGCATTCATTCCGGCATTACCGCGACCAGTCCGGGATTTTATGGACCTCAGGGAAGAAAACTTCGATTGGAGCCCAAAATGCCTGTTACCGATCTCCTGCGGTATGTGCTATACCAGGAACATCGGATCACCAATTTTGAAATGGAAACAGCGGCGATCTATGGATTGACAAATCTCTGTGGACACCGGGCACTCAGCCTGAATGCGATCTTAGCCAACCGGCTGGCCAACACCTTCAGCCCAGATCCGGCTAAATCCATTGACGGACTGATCGCCTATACCCTGGAACGATTGATCACATTACCCGATTAG